From one Flavobacterium sp. N502536 genomic stretch:
- a CDS encoding serine hydrolase: MNYKLSLLALLFSLTLSAQITNPEVDELVNRTLKAFDVPGIAVAIVKDGKVVLAKGYGVKSITTQQKVDANTLFGIASNSKAFTSGALAMLVDEGKIKWDDKVVKYLPDFKMYDDYVTREFTIRDLLTHRSGLGLGAGDLMIWPDGSDFKAADIVHNLRYLKPVSSFRTKYDYDNLLYIVAGEIVHVVSGKTWAEFVEERIMKPLEMNNSVASVKRLKDTTNVITPHVPVDGKLKTIKRYENQLFDGAAGIYSSVNDLSKWVILQINNGKYGDNKQLFSEKEHDEMWQLQTIIPAKTRPPYNTHFSGYGLGWFLSDVKGYKQVSHTGGLEGNVTQTTLIPELGLGIIVLTNQQSGAAFSAITNTIKDSYLGVKSDDYVTLYSNRMKASEASADKVTDEVWATVAKNKKDKLKTDFSKINGTYKDNWFGEITITEKKGKAYFASKRSPQLAGEVFFYKDGNYVVKWNNAFFHADAHLLFKYDESGKVTNLKMLPISELTDFSYDFQDLDFLKE, translated from the coding sequence ATGAACTACAAATTATCACTTTTAGCCTTATTATTTAGCCTTACCCTTTCAGCTCAAATAACCAATCCGGAAGTAGATGAACTGGTCAATCGCACCCTAAAAGCATTTGATGTGCCCGGAATTGCAGTCGCCATTGTAAAAGACGGAAAAGTAGTTCTTGCAAAAGGTTACGGAGTAAAATCAATCACAACACAGCAAAAAGTAGATGCCAATACCCTTTTCGGGATTGCGTCCAACAGTAAAGCTTTTACCTCGGGAGCATTGGCGATGCTGGTGGATGAAGGCAAAATAAAATGGGACGATAAGGTCGTAAAATACCTTCCGGATTTTAAAATGTACGACGATTATGTAACCCGTGAATTCACGATTCGTGATTTATTAACACATCGAAGCGGACTCGGACTCGGAGCCGGAGATTTAATGATCTGGCCAGACGGAAGCGATTTTAAAGCAGCCGATATTGTACATAATCTACGATATTTAAAACCTGTTTCGAGTTTTAGAACCAAATACGATTACGACAACTTACTGTACATTGTAGCAGGTGAAATTGTACACGTGGTAAGCGGTAAAACCTGGGCCGAATTTGTTGAAGAGCGCATCATGAAACCTCTGGAAATGAACAATAGTGTAGCTTCAGTAAAACGTTTAAAAGACACCACCAACGTCATCACCCCTCATGTGCCGGTTGACGGCAAACTCAAAACCATCAAACGTTATGAAAATCAGCTTTTTGACGGAGCAGCCGGAATCTATTCCAGTGTAAATGATTTGAGTAAATGGGTCATTTTGCAAATCAATAACGGAAAATACGGCGATAACAAACAATTGTTTTCAGAGAAAGAACACGATGAAATGTGGCAACTGCAAACCATCATTCCGGCAAAAACGAGACCTCCGTACAACACACATTTCTCAGGTTATGGTTTAGGCTGGTTCCTGAGTGATGTAAAAGGATACAAACAGGTTTCGCACACGGGAGGATTAGAAGGAAATGTAACGCAAACTACTTTGATTCCGGAATTAGGCTTAGGCATTATTGTTTTAACCAATCAGCAATCAGGAGCTGCTTTTAGTGCGATCACCAATACCATAAAAGACAGCTATCTCGGTGTTAAATCCGATGACTACGTAACCCTTTACAGCAACCGCATGAAAGCCAGTGAAGCATCAGCCGACAAGGTAACCGATGAAGTCTGGGCAACCGTTGCCAAAAACAAAAAAGACAAACTTAAAACCGATTTTTCTAAGATAAACGGAACTTACAAAGACAATTGGTTTGGAGAAATCACCATTACAGAGAAAAAAGGAAAAGCCTATTTTGCTTCCAAACGCTCTCCGCAACTGGCCGGCGAAGTATTTTTCTACAAAGACGGAAATTATGTCGTAAAATGGAACAATGCTTTCTTTCATGCCGATGCCCATTTACTTTTCAAATACGATGAAAGCGGAAAAGTCACTAACTTAAAAATGCTCCCAATTTCCGAATTAACCGATTTTAGCTACGACTTTCAGGATTTGGATTTTTTAAAAGAGTAA
- a CDS encoding TrmH family RNA methyltransferase encodes MKQITSIQNPFIKSLVLLQEKAKARKQTGTFLIEGLREIQLATKGGYEIETVLFLPELVTENQIQKLVNGPVQLIEINKEVYQKLAYRDTTEGILAVAKTKSMLLSDLKLSDNPLIIVAEAPEKPGNIGALLRTADAANLDAVLIANPKSDLYNPNIVRSSVGCLFTNQIATGTTAEIIAFLKEKKIDFYCATLQNSTSYHTQNFTTPTALVVGTEATGLTQDWRDAATQNIIIPMQGEIDSMNVSVAAAILIFEAKRQRGFN; translated from the coding sequence ATGAAACAAATTACTTCAATACAAAATCCGTTTATAAAATCACTTGTTTTACTACAGGAAAAGGCCAAGGCCCGCAAACAAACCGGAACATTTTTGATTGAAGGTTTACGTGAAATTCAATTGGCAACAAAAGGAGGTTACGAAATCGAAACCGTTTTATTTTTACCCGAGCTGGTTACCGAAAATCAGATTCAAAAATTAGTGAACGGTCCGGTTCAACTCATCGAAATCAATAAAGAAGTTTATCAAAAACTAGCGTATCGCGATACCACCGAAGGGATTCTGGCTGTGGCTAAAACCAAATCGATGCTGTTATCTGATCTGAAATTATCAGACAATCCGTTAATAATTGTGGCCGAAGCACCGGAAAAACCAGGAAACATCGGCGCGCTTTTACGAACTGCCGATGCTGCAAATCTGGATGCTGTATTAATTGCAAACCCAAAAAGTGATTTATACAATCCAAATATTGTACGCTCTAGTGTTGGTTGTTTGTTTACCAACCAAATCGCAACAGGAACAACAGCTGAAATCATTGCTTTTCTAAAAGAAAAAAAGATCGATTTTTACTGTGCCACACTGCAAAATTCTACCTCATATCATACACAGAATTTCACAACCCCAACCGCTTTGGTTGTAGGCACGGAAGCCACCGGCCTAACGCAGGATTGGAGAGATGCTGCCACTCAAAACATTATCATCCCCATGCAGGGCGAAATTGACAGCATGAATGTCTCGGTCGCTGCTGCTATTCTAATCTTCGAAGCCAAACGTCAGCGCGGATTTAACTAA
- a CDS encoding phosphoglyceromutase, translating into MKKLLVLVFVFTSLLSHAQKTENIIIITTDGFRWQEVFKGMDGAIANDKKFNQGDSTYIHKKYASADLKESRKKIMPFLWSEIASKGQIYGNRDLGSKVDVSNPYWFSYPGYSEIMTGNVDLAVNSNHYKDNPNVNVLEFLNQQSKLKGRVAAFGAWDAFDRILNEKRSGFPVISAFDNVGGDKPTETQKLLNEMRNNSFKPFHQDECLDVFTHYQALNELKTKKPKVLYIAYGETDEWAHAGHYRSYLDAANQVDKWIKEIWNFVQNDPQYKNKTTILITVDHGRGDKIKAQWTDHGADVEGASQIWFAAMGPEIAAKGEIKTDSQLYQKQVAQTIAKIMGYTFETSHPVANEISEVLQK; encoded by the coding sequence ATGAAAAAACTACTTGTACTTGTATTCGTTTTTACAAGCCTTTTGTCTCATGCACAAAAAACAGAAAACATCATCATTATTACTACTGACGGCTTTAGATGGCAGGAAGTTTTTAAAGGAATGGATGGTGCAATTGCCAATGATAAAAAATTCAATCAGGGAGACAGTACCTATATTCATAAAAAATATGCAAGTGCTGACCTGAAAGAAAGCCGAAAAAAAATCATGCCTTTTTTATGGTCTGAAATTGCTTCAAAAGGGCAAATTTATGGCAATCGTGACTTAGGCAGTAAAGTAGACGTTTCAAATCCGTATTGGTTTAGTTATCCCGGATACAGCGAAATCATGACCGGAAATGTTGATCTTGCCGTCAATTCCAATCATTACAAAGACAATCCGAATGTGAATGTTTTGGAATTTTTAAACCAGCAATCGAAGTTAAAAGGAAGAGTTGCCGCTTTTGGTGCCTGGGATGCTTTTGATCGAATTTTAAACGAAAAAAGAAGTGGTTTTCCTGTAATTTCTGCTTTTGATAATGTGGGAGGAGATAAGCCTACCGAGACTCAGAAATTGTTGAATGAAATGCGCAACAACTCTTTCAAACCTTTTCATCAGGATGAATGTCTGGATGTTTTTACACATTATCAGGCTTTGAACGAACTTAAAACCAAAAAGCCAAAAGTACTTTACATCGCCTACGGAGAAACTGATGAATGGGCACATGCCGGACATTACAGATCATATCTTGACGCTGCAAACCAGGTAGACAAATGGATTAAGGAAATCTGGAACTTTGTACAAAATGATCCGCAATACAAAAACAAAACTACCATATTAATCACTGTAGATCACGGCCGTGGCGACAAAATAAAAGCACAGTGGACTGATCATGGTGCTGATGTTGAAGGTGCTTCACAAATCTGGTTCGCTGCTATGGGACCTGAAATCGCAGCAAAAGGAGAAATCAAAACAGACTCTCAATTGTATCAAAAACAAGTTGCACAAACCATTGCAAAAATCATGGGATATACTTTTGAAACCTCACATCCCGTAGCAAACGAGATTTCGGAAGTACTTCAAAAATAA
- a CDS encoding DUF58 domain-containing protein, whose protein sequence is MKFIKSLYLNNFFFYVLLSIIGLFVCAFIFPNLYNAVWFIVLILLTFLGLDVLLLYLSKTGIEAERTTPEKLSNGDLNPVTISIKNLYTFKISVKIIDEIPFQFQVRDFKIVKTVKAAEQKEIGYELRPTERGEYYFGYLNVYVSSPLRLISRRFSFDKDKMVPTYPSYIQLRKYDLLAFSNNLYQYGIKKIRKIGHTMEFEQIKEYVQGDDLRTLNWKATAKKNALMVNQFQDEKSQSVYMAIDKGRAMQMPFDGLSLLDYAINSTLVLSNVILKKQDKAGIFSFSKKVENRVFAEKRASQMQKILETLYNIKTDFFESDYSRLYVDIKKNINQRSLIILYTNFETMDGLNRQLPYLKGIAKSHLLVVVFFSNTELNTIINKKTDTIQEIYDKVIAEKFMFEKRLIANELKKYGIHSVLTQPENLTLDAINKYLEIKARGIL, encoded by the coding sequence GTGAAATTCATCAAAAGCCTTTACCTCAATAACTTTTTCTTCTATGTGCTTCTGAGTATTATTGGATTGTTTGTTTGTGCTTTTATTTTTCCAAATTTGTACAACGCAGTTTGGTTTATCGTTTTAATTTTATTGACTTTTTTGGGACTCGATGTACTCCTGCTCTATCTCAGTAAAACGGGTATTGAAGCAGAAAGAACTACACCGGAAAAACTTTCGAACGGAGACCTGAATCCCGTTACGATTAGCATCAAAAACCTTTATACGTTTAAAATTTCAGTCAAAATTATTGACGAAATTCCGTTTCAGTTTCAGGTGCGTGATTTCAAAATTGTAAAGACCGTTAAAGCCGCAGAACAAAAAGAAATTGGGTATGAATTACGACCTACAGAACGTGGCGAATACTACTTTGGCTACCTGAATGTTTATGTTTCTTCCCCATTAAGATTAATTTCCAGAAGATTCTCTTTCGATAAAGATAAAATGGTTCCCACCTACCCGTCTTATATCCAATTAAGAAAATATGATTTACTGGCTTTTTCAAATAATTTATACCAATACGGAATCAAAAAGATCCGCAAGATTGGTCATACCATGGAATTTGAACAAATTAAAGAATATGTTCAGGGTGACGACCTCCGAACGCTGAACTGGAAAGCTACCGCCAAAAAAAATGCGCTCATGGTCAATCAGTTTCAGGATGAGAAATCACAGTCTGTTTACATGGCGATCGACAAAGGCCGCGCCATGCAAATGCCATTCGACGGACTGAGTTTGTTGGATTATGCGATCAATTCGACCTTGGTTTTGTCTAATGTTATTCTGAAAAAACAAGACAAGGCAGGAATTTTTTCCTTCTCTAAAAAAGTAGAAAACCGGGTTTTTGCCGAAAAAAGGGCTTCTCAGATGCAAAAAATTCTGGAGACCCTGTACAATATCAAAACCGATTTTTTCGAAAGTGACTACAGCCGTTTGTACGTAGACATCAAGAAAAACATCAATCAAAGAAGTTTGATCATTTTATACACTAACTTTGAAACGATGGACGGTTTAAACCGACAATTGCCTTATTTAAAAGGAATTGCAAAAAGTCATTTATTGGTAGTCGTTTTCTTTAGCAATACAGAACTGAATACGATCATCAACAAAAAAACGGATACCATTCAGGAAATTTACGATAAAGTAATTGCTGAAAAATTCATGTTCGAAAAACGATTAATCGCAAACGAACTCAAAAAATACGGCATACACTCTGTTTTAACACAACCTGAAAATTTAACACTGGACGCGATTAATAAGTATTTAGAAATTAAAGCCAGAGGAATTTTGTAG
- a CDS encoding AAA family ATPase: MDDINTTPEITNENVNFETRINLAPLLDHVGAIKKELETVIVGQHKMVDQLLVAILSNGHVLLEGVPGVAKTITAKLLSKTLNIGFSRIQFTPDLMPSDILGTSIFNLKTSEFEFKKGPIFSNLILIDEINRAPAKTQAALFEVMEERQITIDGLAYQLETPFLVIATQNPIEQEGTYRLPEAQLDRFLFKITIDYPKLNEEILIIQREHLLQDHGKLEAIKTILSAAEIKQYQALVKQIRVEQNLLEYIARIVVNTRENAFLYLGASPRASIAILNAAKGFAAIRGRDFVTPEDIKEAAVPVLQHRVIVAPEREMEGITSSEIIRQIIETVEIPR, encoded by the coding sequence ATGGACGATATCAATACAACACCAGAAATCACAAATGAAAATGTGAATTTTGAAACCCGAATCAACTTAGCTCCCCTATTGGATCATGTCGGCGCGATCAAAAAAGAACTCGAAACTGTAATCGTAGGACAGCACAAGATGGTCGATCAGCTTTTGGTTGCTATTTTATCCAACGGGCACGTTTTACTTGAAGGTGTACCCGGAGTTGCAAAAACCATCACGGCCAAACTTTTGTCCAAAACCCTGAACATTGGCTTTAGCCGCATCCAATTTACACCGGACTTAATGCCGTCGGATATTTTGGGAACCTCCATTTTTAATTTAAAAACATCTGAATTTGAATTTAAAAAAGGGCCTATATTCTCCAATTTAATCTTAATCGATGAAATAAACCGTGCTCCTGCCAAAACACAGGCCGCGCTTTTTGAAGTAATGGAGGAACGCCAGATTACGATTGACGGATTGGCCTATCAACTGGAAACCCCATTTTTGGTAATTGCCACTCAAAACCCAATTGAGCAGGAAGGAACTTACCGTTTGCCCGAAGCACAATTGGACCGTTTTTTATTCAAAATCACTATTGATTATCCGAAACTAAACGAAGAAATTCTGATTATCCAAAGAGAGCATTTACTACAGGATCATGGAAAACTGGAAGCCATCAAAACCATACTGTCTGCTGCTGAAATAAAACAGTATCAGGCTTTGGTAAAACAAATCAGAGTCGAGCAAAATCTACTGGAATACATAGCCAGAATAGTAGTCAACACACGTGAAAATGCCTTCCTGTATTTAGGAGCCTCTCCTCGTGCCTCAATTGCTATTTTGAATGCTGCCAAAGGTTTCGCTGCCATCCGCGGGCGCGATTTTGTCACGCCTGAAGATATTAAAGAAGCTGCGGTTCCGGTTTTACAACATCGTGTAATTGTAGCTCCCGAACGTGAAATGGAAGGTATTACCAGTTCAGAAATCATCAGACAAATTATTGAAACAGTCGAAATTCCAAGATAG
- a CDS encoding DUF4350 domain-containing protein: protein MSKTLKIYIAVLLFILILILVADYDRPKPIDWRPTYSVNDKIPFGLYVFDKEINGFFKNHTVERISTLTPYEYLDSKYNNDTLVEDYKIKGTFINISESNTIDEESVNELFYFVSRGNNAFLSMKTFPKYLLDSLKVEVNSDYQNSGSTTVWLANPQLKAKKYKFAQTLEDYFSKIDTANTTVLGYQVASLKKAKKHINFIKVPYHNGHFYLHTQPVAFTNYHLLKANHYEYAESVLSFLPKGDIFWYTKGQNNESISASPLRYILSQPGLKWAWYFFLFGMLIFIIFNAKRKQRIVPILKPLPNLTVDFTKTIGNLYYQEGDHTNIIDKKIIYFLEKIRNEYLIDTTKLDDNFIQKLHHKTGKKVTDIQELVFLINEHRNSYHGSLEEDLIRINTAIEKILH, encoded by the coding sequence ATGAGTAAAACACTTAAAATTTATATTGCTGTACTGCTTTTTATTCTAATCTTAATTTTAGTAGCAGATTACGACCGTCCAAAGCCTATCGACTGGAGGCCGACCTACTCTGTCAACGACAAAATTCCTTTTGGACTTTATGTTTTTGACAAAGAAATCAATGGCTTTTTTAAAAATCATACCGTAGAACGCATTTCAACTTTAACCCCTTATGAGTATTTAGATTCAAAATACAACAATGATACGCTGGTAGAAGACTATAAAATAAAAGGAACTTTCATCAACATTTCCGAATCAAATACAATTGACGAAGAGTCCGTAAACGAGCTTTTTTATTTTGTATCGCGTGGAAACAATGCTTTTCTGAGCATGAAAACCTTTCCCAAATACCTGTTAGACAGTTTAAAAGTCGAAGTAAATTCCGATTATCAAAACTCGGGCAGTACAACGGTCTGGCTGGCCAACCCACAGCTGAAAGCCAAAAAATATAAGTTCGCACAAACCTTAGAAGATTATTTTTCTAAAATTGACACCGCTAATACGACCGTTTTGGGTTATCAGGTGGCTTCGCTCAAAAAAGCAAAAAAGCACATCAATTTTATAAAAGTACCGTATCATAATGGGCATTTTTACCTGCACACTCAACCGGTTGCTTTTACAAACTACCATTTACTGAAAGCAAACCATTATGAATATGCCGAAAGTGTCCTGTCTTTCCTGCCTAAGGGAGATATTTTTTGGTACACCAAAGGACAAAATAACGAGAGTATTTCCGCATCACCCCTACGTTACATTTTAAGTCAGCCCGGTTTAAAATGGGCCTGGTATTTCTTTTTGTTCGGAATGTTGATTTTCATTATTTTTAATGCCAAACGAAAACAGCGAATTGTTCCCATATTAAAACCTTTGCCCAATTTAACCGTTGACTTTACAAAAACCATCGGGAATTTATATTATCAGGAAGGCGATCATACCAATATTATTGATAAAAAAATCATTTACTTTTTAGAAAAAATTAGAAATGAATACTTAATCGACACCACAAAACTGGACGATAATTTTATTCAAAAATTGCATCATAAAACAGGTAAAAAGGTAACCGATATTCAGGAACTTGTATTCCTGATTAACGAACACCGAAATAGTTATCACGGCAGCCTTGAAGAAGATTTGATCCGAATCAATACTGCGATAGAAAAGATTTTACATTAA
- a CDS encoding DUF4129 domain-containing protein, whose amino-acid sequence MNKILFFLSFLLFSGISRTQDTLATAEPPKIATVKYTEKNIRVTSDTVEIKSFAKNFKKKYTDSSFVYEFKAPEKGLWQRFKEWLASLFGDWFEFESPETSVNFVSVLLRVLAVIIIIFVIYLITKAIINKEGQWIFGKNAKKKNIYYSDIEKNIHLLDFDKLIKESIQSGEKRTAVRYYYLSLLKVMAQNHYIEWDIEKTNSDYLYELQKPAHKEEFTYLSYLYNYIWYGEFEIDEITFEKAQNRFKKAIKTFSNE is encoded by the coding sequence ATGAATAAAATTCTATTCTTTTTATCCTTTCTGCTTTTCTCGGGTATCTCTCGTACCCAGGACACTTTGGCTACAGCCGAACCTCCGAAAATAGCTACCGTAAAATATACCGAAAAAAATATTCGGGTAACTTCTGACACCGTAGAAATTAAAAGTTTCGCTAAAAACTTCAAAAAAAAATATACCGATTCCAGTTTTGTTTACGAATTCAAAGCTCCCGAAAAAGGGCTATGGCAGCGCTTTAAAGAGTGGTTGGCCAGTCTTTTTGGAGATTGGTTTGAGTTTGAAAGTCCTGAGACCTCCGTTAATTTTGTTTCGGTTTTATTAAGAGTACTGGCCGTTATCATCATCATTTTTGTCATTTATTTGATTACAAAAGCCATAATCAATAAAGAAGGACAGTGGATTTTTGGAAAAAATGCTAAGAAAAAAAACATTTACTATTCAGACATCGAAAAGAACATACACCTTTTAGATTTCGATAAACTAATTAAAGAAAGCATACAATCCGGAGAAAAAAGAACTGCCGTTCGTTATTATTATCTCTCGCTTTTAAAAGTGATGGCGCAAAATCACTACATCGAATGGGATATCGAAAAGACCAATTCTGATTATTTGTACGAGCTTCAAAAACCCGCACACAAGGAAGAGTTTACCTATTTGTCCTATTTGTACAATTATATCTGGTATGGTGAATTTGAAATTGATGAAATCACTTTTGAAAAGGCCCAAAATCGATTTAAGAAAGCCATAAAAACGTTTAGCAATGAGTAA
- a CDS encoding stage II sporulation protein M, translated as MREVAFIKQNKEKWLEFELAIFGKAKKNPDELANLYIQMMNDLAYAQTYYPKSKTVIYLNHLASQIYQKIYKTKRTEKNKFLEFFMTEVPLLMYEYKRYLMYAFVLFFITVGIGVVSARYDQDFVRLILGDGYVNMTLENIKKGNPMAVYGSGSNWGSFIGITMNNLYVGARCYIYGIFGGLGTFYIFLQNCIMLGSFQYFFYEQGVFWKSVRGIWIHGAMEIFAIVIETTAGFILGASILFPKTFSRMNSFKIGFKNSFKIFLSTFPFTISAGFLEGFITRYSIDMPNWLSSLIILLTLAVISFYYLIYPFIVHKKTTLS; from the coding sequence ATGAGAGAAGTCGCCTTCATAAAACAAAATAAAGAAAAATGGCTGGAATTTGAACTAGCTATTTTTGGTAAAGCTAAAAAAAATCCGGACGAGTTAGCTAATTTGTACATTCAGATGATGAATGACTTGGCGTATGCCCAAACGTACTATCCGAAGAGTAAAACCGTTATTTACCTCAATCATCTTGCCTCACAAATTTATCAGAAAATTTATAAAACCAAAAGAACAGAAAAAAATAAGTTTCTGGAATTCTTTATGACAGAAGTTCCATTGCTTATGTACGAGTACAAACGCTATTTAATGTATGCTTTTGTGCTGTTTTTTATCACGGTAGGAATTGGCGTCGTTTCGGCAAGATACGATCAGGATTTTGTTCGCCTCATTCTGGGTGATGGTTATGTTAACATGACCCTGGAGAATATCAAAAAAGGAAATCCAATGGCTGTTTACGGCTCCGGAAGCAACTGGGGAAGTTTTATTGGCATCACCATGAACAACCTTTATGTAGGGGCACGATGTTACATTTATGGAATTTTTGGTGGTCTTGGTACTTTTTACATCTTCCTTCAAAACTGTATTATGTTGGGCTCTTTTCAATATTTCTTCTACGAACAGGGCGTTTTCTGGAAAAGCGTACGCGGAATCTGGATTCATGGAGCCATGGAAATTTTTGCAATTGTAATCGAAACTACTGCCGGTTTTATTTTAGGAGCTTCGATCCTGTTTCCCAAAACTTTCTCGCGAATGAATTCCTTTAAAATAGGCTTCAAAAATAGTTTCAAAATATTTCTGAGTACCTTTCCGTTTACCATCAGTGCAGGTTTTTTAGAAGGTTTCATCACCCGATATTCAATTGATATGCCCAATTGGTTAAGCAGTCTTATCATTTTGCTTACATTAGCCGTAATTTCATTTTATTATTTGATTTACCCTTTTATTGTTCACAAAAAAACAACTTTATCATAA
- a CDS encoding RDD family protein produces the protein MSELSINTTQNVKINFIAATVGERIGSYFIDLAIKVAYAIVISLIFFYVFNFDKVLDTLDSWSRASVLLLLYFPFIIYTLILESIFEGQTIGKKLVKIKVVKIDGYQAGFGDYLMRWFFRLVDISILGGIVGLISVISSQKGQRLGDMVAGTAVITLKNKINISHTILEEIGDAYVPTYPLVIKLSDNDMRIIKETFQSALAKNDHEIIYKLVTKIESVTGIKNQSGNNTDFLRVILKDYNFYTQNM, from the coding sequence ATGTCAGAATTATCTATAAATACAACACAAAATGTCAAAATAAATTTTATCGCCGCAACTGTCGGGGAAAGAATTGGTTCTTATTTCATCGATTTGGCTATTAAAGTGGCTTATGCCATCGTAATTTCTCTGATATTTTTTTACGTTTTTAATTTTGATAAAGTGTTGGATACCTTAGACAGCTGGTCAAGAGCATCGGTACTTTTACTATTGTATTTTCCCTTTATTATTTACACACTAATCTTAGAAAGTATTTTTGAAGGACAGACCATAGGAAAGAAACTGGTCAAAATAAAAGTGGTAAAAATTGATGGTTATCAGGCGGGCTTTGGCGATTATTTAATGCGTTGGTTTTTTAGATTGGTTGACATTTCGATCCTGGGAGGAATCGTGGGTTTAATATCGGTAATCTCGAGTCAAAAAGGACAACGATTAGGAGATATGGTTGCTGGAACGGCCGTAATCACGCTAAAAAATAAAATCAATATCAGCCACACCATCCTCGAAGAAATTGGAGATGCTTATGTTCCAACCTATCCTTTGGTGATCAAATTGTCGGATAATGATATGCGAATTATTAAGGAAACTTTTCAAAGTGCGCTAGCCAAAAACGATCACGAAATTATTTATAAACTGGTCACTAAGATAGAGAGTGTTACCGGAATTAAAAATCAATCCGGAAATAATACTGATTTCTTAAGAGTTATCCTCAAAGATTATAATTTTTATACCCAGAATATGTAA
- a CDS encoding trimeric intracellular cation channel family protein encodes MFHLLDLIGTMAFAMSGALTAMHKKLDPFGVFIIAFVTAVGGGTLRDVLIGRTPVGWMLDLQYVYVIIIGFAFAILFRKKFDRLRTSLFLFDTIGLGVFTLIGLEKGIMIGLHPVICIALGTMTACFGGVIRDILCTEIPTIFRREIYATICIFGGVVFFILKKLNLEDDILYLVTSVVMIITRLLAVKYKWYLPAFEHR; translated from the coding sequence ATGTTTCATTTATTAGATCTTATCGGTACTATGGCTTTTGCCATGTCGGGTGCTTTGACAGCGATGCATAAAAAACTGGACCCGTTTGGCGTTTTTATCATTGCTTTTGTGACGGCTGTAGGCGGCGGAACGCTCCGCGATGTACTGATAGGCAGAACTCCGGTAGGATGGATGTTGGACTTGCAATATGTATATGTAATTATCATTGGTTTCGCCTTTGCCATTCTCTTCAGAAAAAAGTTTGACCGATTGCGTACTTCGTTGTTTCTGTTTGATACGATCGGATTGGGTGTTTTCACTTTAATTGGACTCGAAAAAGGAATTATGATTGGTTTACATCCTGTTATTTGTATCGCTTTAGGAACGATGACAGCTTGTTTTGGAGGTGTGATCCGGGATATTTTGTGTACCGAAATTCCAACGATTTTTAGAAGAGAGATTTACGCAACCATTTGTATTTTTGGGGGAGTAGTATTTTTTATCCTTAAAAAACTGAATTTAGAAGACGATATTTTGTATTTAGTAACCTCTGTTGTGATGATTATTACACGTTTACTGGCCGTAAAATATAAATGGTATTTGCCCGCATTTGAACACAGGTAA